From Aurantimicrobium sp. INA4, one genomic window encodes:
- a CDS encoding chloride channel protein codes for MKTSPWKQLLALLINPFRYGVIAALGATFFLKLVEVGQELLYGVIPHSLGFTETPWWLAGIYLLVSAVLILLIRKMPGQAGPGPLTGFHFDTPREFAPAILLTALVSLIAGASLGPEAPLIILGTILALLTTRSHDEQTRKAAMFISGAAAIGAVFGNPFITAFMILEFAAIGIVPYALILPVMTALAASFIVQTGIWRFKGFEVHPLAVQGIPDYSTIDPGDFLGAVLVAVIAGLIALSTRALGGRVQAFSDKKFAPTLFISIAIIIALVFVGQTFFGIELNQLLFSGNSGMSGLIAESSVFVVIFVLLAKTAIYSLTLGSGFRGGPIFPITFLGVAVGVLVSLHFPGSPVSAFAAAGIAGASAAFLKLPATSALLAAVLIGGAGEAIAPIAITGAVVGFIIRAMADARAPQETPAHS; via the coding sequence ATGAAGACTTCTCCTTGGAAACAGCTACTTGCTTTGCTGATCAATCCATTCAGATACGGCGTCATCGCAGCTTTGGGTGCGACCTTTTTTCTGAAGCTGGTTGAAGTTGGCCAAGAGCTACTGTACGGAGTTATTCCTCACTCACTGGGTTTCACGGAAACCCCGTGGTGGTTAGCGGGAATCTATCTGCTCGTTTCTGCAGTGTTGATTCTGTTGATTCGCAAAATGCCTGGGCAGGCAGGTCCCGGACCTTTGACCGGATTCCACTTTGATACTCCGCGTGAATTTGCCCCCGCTATTTTGCTCACAGCTTTAGTGAGCCTGATTGCTGGAGCTTCCCTTGGCCCAGAAGCTCCACTGATTATCTTGGGAACCATACTTGCTCTGTTGACTACGCGAAGTCATGATGAACAAACACGCAAGGCGGCAATGTTCATCTCTGGTGCTGCTGCAATTGGTGCTGTTTTCGGCAACCCCTTTATTACAGCCTTTATGATCTTGGAGTTTGCTGCAATTGGAATAGTCCCCTACGCGCTGATCCTTCCAGTGATGACAGCTTTAGCTGCGAGCTTTATCGTTCAAACCGGAATCTGGAGATTCAAAGGTTTTGAAGTGCACCCATTGGCCGTGCAGGGAATTCCTGACTATTCCACAATCGACCCTGGTGATTTTCTCGGAGCTGTGTTGGTGGCTGTCATTGCCGGTCTCATTGCACTGTCTACCCGTGCCCTGGGTGGTCGTGTTCAAGCCTTCTCTGACAAGAAGTTCGCTCCCACTTTGTTTATCTCGATTGCCATCATTATTGCGCTGGTATTTGTTGGCCAGACCTTCTTTGGAATAGAGCTCAACCAGCTGCTTTTTAGTGGCAACAGCGGAATGTCCGGGCTGATTGCCGAGAGCTCAGTGTTTGTTGTGATCTTTGTTCTGCTAGCCAAGACAGCGATCTATTCGCTGACCTTAGGTTCTGGTTTCCGTGGTGGACCAATCTTCCCCATCACATTCTTAGGCGTTGCAGTAGGAGTTTTAGTGAGCCTCCATTTCCCCGGTTCACCTGTGAGCGCTTTTGCAGCTGCAGGAATTGCTGGGGCTTCAGCAGCCTTCCTGAAACTGCCCGCAACGAGTGCACTTCTTGCCGCAGTGCTGATTGGTGGTGCTGGGGAGGCTATAGCTCCCATTGCCATTACAGGTGCTGTGGTCGGTTTCATCATCCGCGCGATGGCAGATGCCCGGGCTCCCCAGGAGACTCCAGCTCACTCCTAA
- a CDS encoding TetR/AcrR family transcriptional regulator produces the protein MVSQIADTRREAILLASLELLDASGIEGISMARIAHVTGLSRPAIYQYFSSRENILGELLINDMADLSNEIDRIVSAEQEPMEQVRLWIHYSLAHMASKEHRVVREISVKNLREDQRGELMAMHGYFMTSLISPLKELGIEDPSSQVSLIFAAIASAAERIDSGKPFIAEAAALEKFVIAGVEAAL, from the coding sequence ATGGTTTCCCAGATTGCAGATACCCGCAGAGAAGCAATCTTGTTGGCTTCTCTCGAGTTGCTCGATGCTTCAGGAATCGAGGGAATTTCCATGGCGAGAATCGCCCACGTAACTGGATTGTCACGCCCCGCGATTTATCAATACTTCTCTTCCCGAGAAAACATTCTTGGTGAACTACTCATCAACGACATGGCAGATCTCAGCAATGAGATTGACCGTATTGTTTCTGCCGAACAAGAACCAATGGAACAAGTTCGTTTGTGGATTCACTACTCCCTGGCACACATGGCAAGCAAAGAACACCGAGTCGTCAGAGAGATCTCCGTCAAAAATCTGCGTGAAGATCAACGCGGCGAACTGATGGCAATGCACGGCTACTTTATGACTAGCCTGATTTCGCCACTAAAAGAGTTGGGGATCGAAGACCCCTCTTCTCAGGTCAGCCTGATTTTTGCTGCAATTGCCTCAGCTGCAGAGCGAATCGATTCGGGTAAGCCTTTCATCGCAGAAGCAGCTGCTTTAGAGAAATTTGTGATTGCTGGAGTAGAAGCCGCGCTATAG
- the hemL gene encoding glutamate-1-semialdehyde 2,1-aminomutase, giving the protein MTTLETSLQWHNRAKRIIPGGVSSPVRAFQSVGGTPRYFVKGEGSKIWDVDGNEYVDLVGSWGPMIVGHAHPHVVSRVKSAMEKSFSFGAPGPGEVLLAEEIAARVPTCERVRFVSSGTEAVMTAVRLARAATSRNLIVKFAGCYHGHSDSLLVQSGSGIATLGLPNSPGVTPGQTQDTVVVPFNDVDAVTQLFAERGSEIAAVITEATPANMGVVPPLPGFNKFLSDITKKHGALFILDEVMTGFRISQGGWWGKFGSEEDWTPDLFTFGKVIGGGMPLAAVGGSAAVMELLAPSGSVYQAGTLSGNPIATTAGLATLELCDSELYLALDSRSLEVGSAISNALTAADVEHSFQQAGNLFSFFFTSQNVSNFDDAKKQDTSAFAVFFHSLLEQGISVPPSAFEAWFVSGALTDDDVDKIAKAASVAAQQVKLRSS; this is encoded by the coding sequence ATGACCACTCTTGAGACATCACTTCAATGGCATAACCGCGCCAAGCGCATCATTCCTGGCGGTGTGAGTTCACCCGTTCGCGCCTTCCAGTCGGTAGGTGGCACTCCTCGCTACTTCGTTAAAGGCGAAGGCTCAAAGATCTGGGATGTTGACGGCAACGAATACGTGGACCTTGTGGGTTCGTGGGGTCCCATGATTGTGGGACATGCACATCCTCATGTTGTGAGCCGGGTGAAGTCAGCAATGGAGAAATCATTCTCATTCGGTGCACCAGGACCGGGCGAAGTATTGCTTGCTGAAGAAATTGCAGCTCGTGTTCCTACGTGTGAACGCGTGCGTTTTGTTTCCTCTGGAACAGAAGCTGTAATGACAGCAGTTCGACTCGCTCGTGCTGCAACTAGCCGCAACCTGATCGTGAAGTTTGCGGGTTGCTACCACGGGCACAGTGATTCCCTTCTAGTTCAGTCAGGCTCCGGAATTGCAACCCTTGGATTGCCCAACTCGCCAGGTGTAACACCCGGTCAAACTCAGGACACCGTTGTTGTTCCCTTCAACGACGTGGACGCTGTGACGCAGCTCTTTGCCGAGCGAGGTTCTGAGATTGCCGCAGTGATCACTGAAGCAACCCCCGCGAATATGGGTGTTGTTCCACCGCTGCCAGGTTTCAACAAGTTCCTCTCAGACATTACGAAGAAGCACGGTGCGCTGTTCATCCTGGATGAGGTTATGACGGGCTTCCGCATTTCTCAAGGTGGATGGTGGGGAAAGTTTGGTTCTGAAGAGGACTGGACTCCCGACCTGTTTACCTTCGGGAAGGTCATTGGCGGAGGTATGCCTTTGGCTGCCGTTGGTGGCTCTGCTGCCGTCATGGAGCTTCTCGCCCCAAGCGGATCTGTTTACCAAGCAGGCACACTGAGCGGTAACCCTATTGCCACCACTGCGGGTCTCGCAACGCTGGAACTGTGTGACTCTGAGCTTTATTTGGCACTTGATTCCAGATCTCTTGAAGTGGGTTCCGCTATCTCCAATGCCTTAACCGCAGCAGATGTCGAACACAGTTTTCAGCAGGCGGGAAACCTCTTTTCCTTCTTCTTCACTTCTCAAAACGTCAGTAACTTTGATGATGCAAAAAAGCAGGACACTTCGGCATTTGCGGTGTTCTTCCATTCGCTTCTTGAACAGGGAATTTCGGTACCTCCGTCTGCATTTGAGGCGTGGTTTGTCTCCGGTGCTTTGACAGATGACGACGTGGACAAGATTGCCAAGGCAGCGTCAGTCGCTGCGCAACAGGTGAAACTGCGCTCAAGCTGA
- the hemB gene encoding porphobilinogen synthase: MINRPRRLRTTPAMRELVADVTLSPKNLMLPVFVKEGITEPREIPGMPGVLQHTEESFLHILDDAIAAGIVSVMFFAVPEHRDETGSQACLSEGIMSRVTRAAREHVGDALVLVADLCLDEFTDHGHCGVLDSSGAVDNDATLEHYVAMASALADAGADLLGTSGMMDGQVAAIRAGLDARGFVNTGILAYAAKYASNFYGPFRNAVESQLSGDRKTYQQDFRRTKEGAEEILLDLEEGADMVMVKPALAYMDVLTQAAQLSSKPVAAYVVSGEYSMVETAAAQGVIPREATIFELLYALKRAGANIICTYWALEFAQKLKEQS; the protein is encoded by the coding sequence ATGATTAATCGTCCCCGACGACTCCGGACAACCCCAGCGATGCGTGAGCTCGTTGCAGATGTCACATTAAGTCCAAAGAATCTCATGCTCCCCGTCTTCGTGAAAGAGGGGATTACTGAACCTCGTGAAATCCCAGGCATGCCTGGAGTGCTTCAGCACACGGAAGAATCCTTCCTTCACATCCTCGATGACGCGATTGCTGCCGGAATCGTTTCTGTCATGTTCTTTGCTGTTCCAGAGCACAGAGATGAGACAGGAAGTCAGGCATGCCTATCCGAGGGAATAATGTCTCGAGTGACTAGAGCAGCACGTGAGCATGTGGGAGACGCACTGGTTCTAGTGGCGGATCTGTGTCTGGATGAGTTCACCGATCATGGCCATTGTGGAGTATTAGACTCCTCAGGTGCTGTCGATAATGATGCCACACTGGAGCACTACGTAGCGATGGCATCAGCCCTTGCAGACGCAGGAGCTGATCTTCTTGGGACCAGCGGAATGATGGACGGACAGGTCGCAGCCATTCGTGCCGGGCTGGATGCTCGCGGGTTTGTAAACACCGGAATCCTTGCCTACGCGGCGAAGTATGCCTCGAACTTTTATGGCCCCTTCCGCAATGCCGTGGAATCACAACTCTCGGGCGACCGCAAAACCTATCAACAAGATTTCCGCCGGACCAAAGAGGGCGCAGAAGAGATTCTCCTGGACCTCGAAGAGGGCGCAGACATGGTGATGGTGAAACCTGCGCTCGCATATATGGACGTGCTCACCCAGGCAGCGCAACTATCTTCCAAGCCAGTGGCCGCCTATGTGGTTTCGGGCGAGTATTCCATGGTGGAAACGGCAGCAGCCCAAGGCGTAATCCCGCGCGAGGCAACCATTTTCGAACTGCTCTATGCCCTCAAACGAGCGGGAGCAAACATTATCTGCACCTACTGGGCTCTTGAATTTGCCCAAAAACTGAAAGAGCAATCATGA
- a CDS encoding uroporphyrinogen-III synthase — protein sequence MSILLIRANRNDVDRAALDAYGVESIVDPYLSITKVDNPVGIARLREALIAPGNKWLVATSTNALSFFQAELGPGALEQIIQSQPDLKFAAIGAQTEQQLRDVGAVNVLRASEADSHSLATVIAETEPCPVVIPSSSIAMKSLSRTLQSHGFDLVEEVIYSTETVSHFPSSVKQIAEGQISGILLRSPSAVRAFVNFNGVVDIPVFCAGLTTAAQAGMLKLNVSAVSADPSPETVALTISEYLKAHGS from the coding sequence GTGAGCATTCTCCTCATCCGTGCAAACAGAAATGATGTCGATCGGGCAGCACTTGACGCGTATGGCGTTGAGAGCATTGTCGACCCCTATCTGAGCATTACCAAGGTGGATAACCCAGTGGGCATCGCACGACTGCGCGAAGCCTTGATTGCGCCAGGAAACAAATGGCTCGTCGCTACGTCAACTAATGCGTTGTCCTTTTTCCAGGCAGAACTCGGCCCAGGTGCGCTCGAACAGATTATTCAGTCGCAGCCTGACCTTAAATTCGCTGCCATCGGCGCTCAAACAGAACAGCAACTGCGTGACGTGGGGGCGGTGAATGTGCTTCGCGCATCCGAGGCAGACTCCCACTCATTAGCCACGGTGATCGCAGAGACAGAACCGTGCCCTGTCGTCATCCCCTCAAGTTCCATAGCCATGAAGTCCCTCTCTCGAACGTTGCAGTCGCACGGTTTTGATCTTGTTGAAGAAGTGATTTATTCGACGGAAACTGTGTCGCATTTCCCCTCATCTGTGAAGCAGATTGCTGAAGGTCAGATTTCAGGTATCCTTCTTCGCTCCCCAAGTGCCGTTAGAGCTTTTGTTAATTTCAACGGCGTTGTCGATATCCCCGTCTTTTGCGCCGGTCTCACAACTGCTGCCCAAGCGGGGATGCTCAAACTGAACGTTTCTGCGGTTTCAGCAGATCCAAGCCCTGAAACTGTTGCCCTAACCATCTCCGAATATCTGAAAGCACACGGCTCATGA
- the hemC gene encoding hydroxymethylbilane synthase — MTKLRVGTRGSLLALTQTRLFTSLLCLKHPDLQIEEVLIQTQGDISTEPLNQAKTPGLFVSALRDALLSHEVDFIVHSLKDLPAQPFPGIDTACIPLREDSRDGFVSRGNIPLMQLPAGAVIGTSSPRRTARIRQLRPDLTVMSIRGNIDTRIAKVERGEFDATLLAMAGLKRIGRADVVCEIFDNTDFIPAAGQGALSIECRSEDSETRELLAVLNDEETRLLVSAERHVLVGLDAGCATAIGAWASLDQGTFTLRAELSVESTGESQRVELSAELGLDECLRASELGLEIASRLKASPIAERVAWK; from the coding sequence GTGACTAAATTACGTGTGGGCACGCGAGGAAGTCTTCTGGCTCTCACCCAGACCCGACTCTTTACCTCCCTGCTATGCCTGAAACATCCCGATCTTCAGATTGAGGAAGTACTGATCCAGACGCAGGGCGATATCAGTACCGAACCGCTCAATCAAGCAAAGACTCCGGGTCTGTTCGTCTCAGCTTTACGCGATGCACTCCTCTCGCATGAGGTCGACTTCATTGTGCATTCGTTGAAAGACCTCCCCGCCCAACCCTTTCCAGGAATCGACACAGCTTGTATTCCTCTCCGCGAAGATTCGCGAGATGGATTTGTTAGTCGAGGAAATATCCCCCTCATGCAACTCCCTGCAGGGGCAGTCATCGGAACGTCTTCACCACGCCGTACGGCACGTATTCGCCAGCTGCGCCCCGATCTCACCGTGATGTCCATCCGTGGAAATATCGATACCAGAATTGCCAAAGTTGAGCGGGGCGAGTTCGATGCCACTCTGCTCGCAATGGCAGGTCTTAAGCGTATTGGGCGGGCAGATGTGGTGTGTGAAATCTTTGACAACACGGACTTCATCCCGGCAGCGGGACAGGGCGCTTTGTCTATTGAATGCCGCTCGGAAGATTCAGAGACCAGAGAGCTCCTTGCTGTTCTCAATGATGAGGAGACCCGACTACTTGTCTCGGCGGAACGCCACGTTTTAGTCGGCCTGGACGCTGGTTGTGCCACAGCGATTGGTGCATGGGCTTCCTTGGATCAGGGAACCTTCACTCTTCGTGCGGAGCTCTCTGTAGAAAGCACGGGAGAGTCCCAGCGGGTTGAGCTCAGCGCTGAGCTCGGACTTGATGAGTGCCTCCGGGCAAGTGAGTTAGGTCTAGAAATTGCTTCCCGTTTGAAGGCAAGCCCTATCGCAGAGAGGGTGGCGTGGAAGTGA